A genome region from Nocardia sp. NBC_00565 includes the following:
- a CDS encoding HD domain-containing protein: MTVSVSTVDELMDLLTGCADVWDMPDRSGDPVDILDHDLQCAQLLRRSHPDDEELQLAGLLHDIGHTLVPGDDAGHGKHGADAIRGLLGNRVARLVELHVVAKRYLAATDTAHTATLSPASQRTLIAQGGPMTDAEIAEFRADPDFTAAIALRRADDAGKVVGLPAAPVEDWLPIIERVAATA; encoded by the coding sequence GTGACAGTGTCCGTCTCCACCGTGGACGAATTGATGGATCTGCTGACCGGATGCGCCGATGTCTGGGACATGCCCGACCGCAGCGGCGACCCGGTGGACATCCTGGACCACGACCTGCAATGCGCACAACTGCTGCGCCGATCCCATCCCGACGATGAGGAACTACAACTGGCCGGACTACTGCACGACATCGGCCACACACTCGTCCCCGGCGACGACGCGGGCCACGGCAAACACGGTGCCGACGCGATCCGCGGCCTACTCGGCAACCGCGTCGCCCGACTGGTCGAACTGCACGTGGTCGCCAAGCGCTACCTGGCCGCCACCGACACCGCCCACACCGCGACCCTCTCCCCCGCCAGCCAACGCACCCTCATCGCCCAGGGCGGCCCCATGACCGACGCCGAAATCGCCGAATTCCGAGCCGATCCCGACTTCACCGCCGCCATCGCCCTGCGCCGAGCCGACGACGCGGGCAAGGTCGTCGGCCTACCAGCCGCCCCCGTCGAAGACTGGCTCCCGATCATCGAACGAGTCGCCGCCACAGCCTGA
- a CDS encoding glycosyltransferase, with amino-acid sequence MRVAVVAGPDPGHAFPALALCERFLAVGDDPVLFTGPRWFDAAKEAGIAVRRLKGLAPRAVDDDGDAGQRIHERAAYISTEILPDLSVMLPELVVSDVLTAGGGMAAERLGVPWVELSPHPLYLPSKALPPIGSGLAPGEGVRGRLRDGMLRTMTARAIRNGQRQREQARESVGLPATDPGPAARLIATLPALEVPRPDWPEHSHIIGPLLWEPTREILDPPPGADPLVMVAPSTAHTGVTGMVETVLSALDGAGVRVAISMLDTPPTDLPPWATAGLGRQDELLTHASVVVGGGGHGLLAKSLLAGVPIVTVPGGGDQWELANRAARQGGSILVRPLTVDAVRAAVLDLLNTPDYAAAARKAASGITEVADPIRICHDILSVRTQ; translated from the coding sequence ATGCGTGTTGCCGTTGTTGCCGGGCCGGATCCCGGTCATGCGTTTCCGGCGTTGGCGCTGTGTGAGCGATTCCTGGCCGTTGGTGACGATCCGGTGTTGTTCACGGGGCCACGATGGTTCGATGCCGCCAAGGAGGCGGGCATCGCGGTGCGCAGACTCAAGGGGCTCGCGCCGCGTGCGGTCGACGACGACGGAGACGCCGGCCAGCGCATTCATGAACGCGCCGCATATATTTCGACCGAGATCCTGCCGGACTTGAGCGTGATGCTGCCCGAACTCGTGGTGTCGGATGTGCTCACCGCGGGCGGTGGGATGGCCGCCGAGCGACTGGGGGTGCCGTGGGTCGAGCTATCGCCGCATCCGCTGTATCTGCCGTCGAAAGCATTGCCGCCCATCGGTAGTGGCCTCGCGCCGGGGGAGGGTGTGCGCGGCCGACTCCGCGACGGCATGTTGCGCACCATGACTGCCCGCGCCATCCGCAACGGTCAGCGCCAGCGCGAGCAGGCCAGGGAAAGTGTCGGCCTGCCGGCAACCGATCCCGGCCCAGCGGCCCGCCTCATCGCTACCCTGCCCGCGCTCGAGGTGCCGCGCCCGGATTGGCCCGAGCACAGTCACATCATCGGCCCGCTGCTGTGGGAGCCGACCCGGGAAATCCTCGACCCGCCGCCCGGTGCCGACCCGCTGGTCATGGTCGCCCCGTCGACCGCGCACACCGGCGTCACCGGCATGGTCGAGACCGTGCTGTCCGCCCTGGACGGGGCAGGCGTCCGCGTGGCCATTTCGATGCTCGACACCCCACCCACCGACCTCCCGCCCTGGGCAACCGCCGGACTCGGCCGCCAGGACGAGCTCCTCACGCACGCCTCGGTCGTGGTGGGCGGCGGCGGCCACGGCCTGCTCGCGAAATCCTTGCTCGCCGGTGTTCCGATCGTCACCGTCCCCGGCGGCGGCGACCAATGGGAACTGGCCAATCGCGCTGCCCGCCAAGGCGGTTCGATCCTGGTCCGCCCGCTCACCGTAGACGCGGTCCGCGCGGCGGTCCTCGACCTGCTCAACACCCCCGACTACGCAGCCGCCGCCCGAAAGGCGGCCTCCGGCATCACCGAAGTCGCCGATCCCATCCGCATCTGCCACGACATCCTCAGCGTCCGAACCCAATAG
- a CDS encoding DUF3046 domain-containing protein: MRLTEFQELLHTEFGVHRGDALLNDHTIPTLGGRTGAAAIDAGVDPRDVWRALCADFDVPRSRW, translated from the coding sequence GTGCGATTGACCGAGTTCCAGGAGCTGTTGCACACCGAGTTCGGTGTGCACCGTGGCGATGCGCTGCTCAACGATCACACCATCCCGACATTGGGTGGGCGGACGGGCGCCGCCGCCATCGATGCGGGTGTTGATCCCCGGGATGTGTGGCGCGCGCTCTGCGCGGATTTCGACGTACCCAGATCACGCTGGTGA
- a CDS encoding tyrosine-type recombinase/integrase produces the protein MSARSDADIAAVRMMMDRLDLTVADISDDTPPATNVPTFGDYIPVVADSMPASRTRDHYQTYWTKILAQPGWAERALNEPTPVQLQGLCEVIKTQRLIRRNGRDGREVVRHVIDALRRIYKHAEDNRIIDPRDNPAARLTKPRRTRSNRRALPEDILTEINRVAATTGNDPQLDTLLLRLHTETACRRGGALALRPRDLDPVQSVILLREKGGTELWQPVSPTLMRALCRHAEQRGAAPNEQLLRTHNGKPITRRRYNYLFERLGRYLPWVITHGISIHWLRHTTTTWVERRYGGATAREFARHGLGSAGPTGVYTTATINEVASALAHLTGEPHPLATAVTQAEKNHMTT, from the coding sequence ATGAGCGCGCGCAGCGACGCCGACATCGCCGCGGTCCGGATGATGATGGACCGGCTCGATCTCACCGTCGCCGACATCAGCGACGATACCCCGCCGGCCACAAACGTCCCGACCTTCGGGGACTACATCCCAGTCGTCGCCGACAGCATGCCCGCGAGCCGGACTCGCGACCACTACCAGACATACTGGACGAAGATTCTTGCCCAGCCGGGGTGGGCCGAGCGGGCATTGAACGAGCCGACTCCCGTCCAGTTGCAGGGGCTGTGCGAGGTGATCAAAACCCAGCGACTGATCCGCCGCAACGGGCGAGACGGACGTGAAGTCGTCCGCCACGTCATCGACGCGTTACGCCGTATCTACAAGCACGCCGAAGACAACCGGATCATCGACCCACGCGACAACCCCGCCGCGAGGCTGACCAAACCCCGGCGCACTCGATCCAACCGGCGCGCGCTCCCGGAAGACATCCTCACCGAGATCAACCGCGTCGCCGCCACCACCGGCAACGACCCGCAACTCGACACCCTGCTGCTGCGCCTGCACACCGAAACCGCCTGCCGCCGTGGCGGTGCACTGGCCTTGCGTCCTCGAGATCTCGATCCCGTGCAGTCGGTGATTCTCTTACGGGAGAAGGGCGGCACCGAACTGTGGCAGCCGGTCTCCCCCACACTGATGCGCGCGCTGTGCCGCCACGCTGAACAGCGCGGAGCCGCACCGAACGAGCAACTGCTGCGTACACACAACGGCAAGCCCATCACTCGCCGTCGCTACAACTACCTGTTCGAGCGTCTCGGCCGATACCTGCCCTGGGTCATCACCCACGGCATCTCCATCCACTGGCTGCGCCACACCACAACCACCTGGGTCGAGCGCCGCTACGGCGGCGCGACCGCACGCGAGTTCGCCCGCCATGGCCTCGGCAGCGCCGGACCCACCGGTGTCTACACCACGGCAACAATCAACGAAGTCGCATCCGCGCTCGCCCACCTCACCGGGGAACCCCACCCCCTAGCCACAGCGGTCACGCAGGCAGAGAAGAACCATATGACGACATAA
- a CDS encoding phosphotransferase, producing MADALTGQARVSSMGDLRKLPIEQLINDVQARLGTGFDESTMVRKRRTIGVRSDRSTWVRIEARPLDKAASQGQINNGIEASGLLDGIAKPRWHQAVSWLDELTGVIWRADECALITGPTAKPIGYPLTEPELSSDWWRTLNRSLDSLARQRVTRVATPDTEPITQALVTEAIEQAFPDQVDTTITDQRWVPAHADLNWSNLTAPDCWILDWEDLGLAPRGLDAATLWVASLLVPALADKVFRARCADLDTRSGKLMALFCCSKDLNDPQFDSAPAFEPTARHAAELVADLRR from the coding sequence GTGGCAGACGCTCTGACAGGTCAGGCGCGAGTGTCCAGTATGGGCGACCTGCGCAAACTACCGATCGAGCAGCTGATCAACGACGTACAAGCCCGCCTTGGAACAGGTTTCGACGAATCCACCATGGTGCGGAAGCGACGCACGATCGGCGTGCGCAGCGATCGGAGCACGTGGGTGCGGATCGAGGCCCGGCCGCTAGACAAGGCCGCCAGCCAAGGGCAGATCAACAACGGCATCGAAGCCTCGGGCCTCCTGGATGGCATCGCCAAGCCACGGTGGCACCAAGCGGTGTCCTGGCTCGATGAATTGACAGGGGTGATCTGGCGGGCCGACGAATGCGCATTGATCACCGGCCCGACCGCGAAGCCGATCGGATACCCGCTCACCGAACCCGAACTGTCATCGGACTGGTGGCGCACACTCAACAGGTCTCTGGATAGCCTTGCCCGTCAGCGCGTTACGCGAGTAGCGACGCCGGACACCGAGCCAATCACCCAGGCGTTGGTTACCGAGGCGATCGAGCAGGCCTTCCCCGATCAAGTCGACACTACGATCACCGATCAGCGGTGGGTGCCCGCCCACGCGGACCTGAATTGGTCCAACCTCACCGCGCCCGACTGCTGGATACTTGATTGGGAAGACCTCGGCCTTGCCCCACGCGGCCTCGACGCTGCGACGCTCTGGGTTGCCTCGCTGTTGGTTCCCGCCCTAGCTGACAAGGTATTCCGGGCAAGGTGTGCCGACTTGGACACCAGATCGGGCAAGCTCATGGCACTGTTCTGCTGCTCGAAAGACCTCAACGATCCCCAATTCGATTCCGCCCCAGCATTCGAACCAACAGCACGACACGCGGCCGAACTCGTAGCAGACCTACGTCGTTGA
- a CDS encoding tetratricopeptide repeat protein — protein MTEHGYRFDERLRMVPTDHAQLAARVAAARPVDFADFRKIGIELMLLGRYDEALDHLDRALELADSDRRRISVWINLGDVYRYRGDTVSAETLYRRTVDHARDSAPEALSFALQHLGKALAEQGRLPEARALLTEALRLRVAEGDAELIESTRTTLDALDDLPTTLPPKVVALLGEDHTWSDEHEGKSGGVALVDGTYWVKRGPKAVAEHARLNWLRGRGIRLPDIAVFEQDVLLLADAGVPSLAALEVSVGAVMGALLRRLHDIPVAECPFDGRLDVVLAQARRHVLEGLVDVDDFDAANQGSAPEDLLRRLLAERPPDEDLVVTHGDFTPSNVLDGGLLIDVGALGIADRYRDLALAERDLLEDFGPEELRAFYTAYGVTEPDRRRLDYYRLLDELF, from the coding sequence GTGACCGAGCACGGGTACCGCTTCGATGAGCGGCTGCGGATGGTCCCCACCGATCATGCACAGCTGGCCGCCCGGGTGGCGGCGGCCCGGCCGGTCGACTTCGCCGACTTCCGCAAGATCGGCATCGAGCTGATGCTGCTCGGCCGCTATGACGAGGCCCTCGATCACCTCGATCGCGCGCTCGAACTCGCGGACAGCGATCGCCGTCGGATTTCGGTCTGGATCAACCTCGGCGATGTCTACCGGTATCGCGGCGATACGGTGTCGGCCGAAACGCTGTATCGGCGAACCGTCGACCACGCCCGCGACTCCGCGCCGGAGGCGCTCTCGTTCGCGCTGCAGCACCTGGGCAAGGCGCTGGCCGAACAGGGGCGGCTGCCCGAGGCCAGGGCTCTGCTGACCGAGGCGCTGAGACTGCGAGTCGCCGAGGGCGACGCCGAGCTGATCGAATCCACGCGCACCACGCTGGACGCCCTCGATGACCTGCCGACGACGCTGCCGCCGAAGGTCGTCGCGCTACTGGGTGAGGACCACACGTGGTCGGACGAGCACGAAGGAAAGAGCGGCGGCGTCGCGCTCGTCGACGGCACGTACTGGGTGAAGCGTGGCCCGAAGGCCGTCGCGGAGCATGCACGCCTGAATTGGTTGCGGGGCCGCGGGATTCGGCTACCGGACATTGCGGTGTTCGAACAGGACGTGCTGCTGCTCGCCGACGCGGGTGTGCCGAGTCTGGCCGCGCTCGAGGTTTCGGTGGGCGCGGTCATGGGTGCGCTGCTGCGGCGCCTGCACGACATTCCGGTGGCGGAGTGCCCGTTCGACGGCAGGCTGGATGTCGTGCTCGCCCAGGCGCGACGGCATGTGCTCGAGGGCTTGGTCGATGTCGACGATTTCGACGCCGCCAATCAAGGATCAGCACCTGAGGATTTGCTGCGGCGGCTGCTGGCCGAACGTCCACCGGACGAGGATCTCGTTGTCACACATGGTGATTTCACTCCGTCGAATGTGCTCGACGGCGGCCTGCTGATCGACGTCGGCGCCTTGGGTATCGCGGACCGATACCGAGACCTGGCCTTGGCCGAGCGCGATCTGCTCGAGGACTTCGGCCCCGAAGAACTGCGCGCGTTCTACACCGCCTACGGTGTCACCGAGCCGGACCGGCGTCGACTGGACTACTACCGCCTGCTCGACGAACTCTTCTGA